One segment of bacterium DNA contains the following:
- a CDS encoding pyruvate ferredoxin oxidoreductase (catalyzes the formation of acetyl-CoA from pyruvate and coenzyme A), with amino-acid sequence FINILVPCHRGWRYPMEKTVEISKLAVNTGFWPLFEVENGVWRITIRPKERKPIIEWIKSQGRYSHL; translated from the coding sequence CATTCATTAACATCCTTGTTCCCTGCCATCGGGGATGGCGCTATCCAATGGAAAAGACAGTAGAGATTTCCAAATTGGCAGTAAACACGGGATTCTGGCCTCTCTTTGAAGTAGAGAATGGAGTATGGAGGATAACCATTCGTCCCAAAGAGAGAAAACCAATCATAGAATGGATAAAGAGCCAGGGGAGATATAGCCACCTATAA